gtccgtgaaaagggtccagactcccgaagaggTACCCGATTTTATAAGTAGCTCTCTTTCAATCTCGGGCACGAAGGTTGGCgaaaagtcagccacgaagtctaacaagatttgagacttgataacgattcggggtcgatattcgatatcgtacccaccgatttctatggcccatttggccaatcgacccaaaAGCTCGGGTTTGcacaaaatatttcgaagaggaaAAGTTGTTATAATATGTATCGGATGggattggaaatatggttttaattttctagaggtgcttattaaagcaagcgctaatttttctaagtgtggatatctagtttcggacTCGCCTAAGGTCCGATTGACATACTAagtagggaattgcgtacctcgttcttctcgaactaggactccacttaccgctatctccgagacagctaagtacaagtaaagttgttcgtccactttcggggtatgaagcagaggcgggctcgataaataccgctttagttcttccaaagcgtgttggcattccggagtccatgcaaagttgCTTTTCTTCTTAAGCAGTGAGAAAAATTGGTGGCTCCTAtttgaggatctcgaaatgaatcatcCCAAGGCGGCTATTCTCCCCGTTAACCTTTGCACGGACTTCACATTATCTACTACCAtgatgtcctcgatagctttgattttatcggtaTTGATTTCGATtcctcgattggataccatgaaaccaagaaatTTGCCCGAGCCAAGCTCGAATGCACAtttttggggttgagcttcatattgtacttctttcATACGTCGCAAGTTTCAtgcaaatattttaaatggtcctctgctcgcggggaattaactaacatgtcatcaatataaacttccattgatttccctatttgtttttcgatcattcgatttactaggcgctGATAAGTTGCACCGgtattttttagaccgaatggcattacgttataacaataggtgccgtacttgGTGACAAACgaggtcttttcttgatcctccggGCTCATTtgtatctggttgtacccagagtaggcatcgagaaaattgagaATCTCGTGGTCGGTCGTGGCGTCGATCACAAGATCGATGCTAGGTAAAGGAAaggaatccttagggcatgctttgttcaagtctttataatctatacgcATTCtgagtttatttcctttattaggGACCACcaccacatttgctagccattcggggtatttaacttctcgaatggatcctattttaagaagtttggttacctcgttcttgatgaaggcatgtttgacctcggaatggggccttcttttttgctttatcgGACGGAAGTTTAGATCCAAGCTCAGTCTATGAGTGgctatctccggtgggatccctgttatgtcGAGATGGAACCAAGAGAAACAGTTCATGTTAGCTATAataaattgaataagctttttcctgagctcggggtctaaccccgtgcccaggtatacctttcgctcgggtagATGTTCGACTAGcatgatttgctccagttcttcgaccgttgactGGGAAGCATCGGTATCGTCGGGGACCACAAAGGATCTAGGGATCCCATAGTCATCGTCTTCGTTAGTCTCCTGATTTCCTAGTTGGGTCGAAgctgacgtttgtgattgctatttggtatcttgTTCACCCTTCGAATCTGATCCCTTGGTCGATGATAGTGTAGATATCGGAATTACCTCATCGATGACAAATATTTCTCTTGCGGCTGGTTGCTCTCCGTAAATCGTTTTGActccctccgatgttgggaatttcagaacctagtggagggtcgagggtacatctctcatattgtggatccacggccttccaaaaAGAGCGTTATACCTTATGTCGTCGTCGATTACAtggaacttcgtttcttggatggtctCGGCCACATTTATTGGCAGGActatctcgcccttagtagtttcacatgccatactGAACCCGTTTAGAATCAGGGTTGCGAGCTCGATCTGGTCCCGTAGaccgagctgctctacgaccttTGATCTAATAATGTTTGTCAAACTACCtcgatcaattaacacacgtttaacttgagttttattcatgagtacagatattaccagtgcatcgttgtggggtTGTATGATTCCTTCTGCGTCTTTATCATTAAGGGACAGGGTTTCTTTAGGTGCGTAATCCTGAGAGATCGCTTCTCTCTTTCAATCGACATCTTAGTGCGCTTAAGCACCGACCCTTGGGAGGTATCTatcccaccgatgatcatgtggatgatgtgttgtatCTCCTCTTGTTCGTTTTGTCTTctgaaatccctatttttgaaatggtttttggcccgttcacttaaaaattctcgaaggtgccctttattgaataaacgggctacctcctctctcagttgcctgcaatcttctgttctatggccatgagtgccatgatactcgCACATTTGATTAGGATTCCTCTGGGAAGGATCGATCTGCAGAGGTCGGGTCCATTTCGCATCTTTAATGCGtctgatagccgacacgatggcggttGCATttatgttgaagttatattctgataaccgtggtgcttccttaggtccaatatgcctgtcgaacccattcctgttcatcagcccccgagacccttggGCTCGATCACCTCTTTTATCACCTTGTACGAGGTTACGTCTTGGTTCGTTACCCCTATGATCTCCACTATACTGCCGGTATCGGTCCCTGATGGGCCTTGGTTCTCGGTTGatgtcccttttaataacgggcccagaacccaactggtcatcttcaactttgatcttcgattgatactgattgtgtacatcggcccaggtaacagctgggtactcgatcagattctACTTCAACCATCGTGAAGCCATCGATCTTCGTTCGTTTAGACCTTGAATGAAATCTTGAACagccaatcgtctgtgaccgacggtagatccattcgttccatttggaaacgagatacgaattcccttagcatctcgttatctttttgtcTTAACTTGAAAAGATCGgacttcctggtttcgacctttatAGCCCCAGCGTGTGCTATTACAAAAGAAtccgcaagcatagcaaaagaatcgatagagttagacggtaaattatgataccatatcatcgctccctttgacagggtttcaccgaattttttcaataatacagattcgatctcatcgtcttctagatccttccctttaatggcacatgtgtaagaggtgacgtgtttgTTGCAGTCGGTTGTTCCATTATATTAAGAAATTTTGGTcatgcggaacttcttgggaATCGGTTTCGGAGTTGCGCTCGGGGGGAAGGGATTTTGTACGAATCTTTTGTAATccaagcctttcaatatcggtggtgcccccgggatctgatcaaccctggagttatatgtttctacttttttgttattttcttcgatcctcctttctcctgactctattcgttttgtcagttcaTCAAGTATCTtaacaatttcgggattagtccccgattcctgctcatttgaccttactacagCCGGCCCcattttgtgggtgacttcttggggtggatTAGGCTCGAGTCTGGTCGGTGCTTGAGTTGGCTCTGCAATTGGGCTAttgctacttgttgagcttgcaacatttcgaaaatcatatgcAAGTTGATTCCGTTTTCCTCAGCgttttgggtatttcgagctgcagatcgagttccaccatgaatgctattttcagggtcggaaCGTTGGTTTGCCTCGATGGCAGCATGTGAATTAACGTCTATTGGCTCTTCGACCCGAGCTCCAACGGGATCGACGAGTGGCCTTCCACCCTCGGGGgttaagttgttgttctcatcttgaaggccaacttcgttgtcgataggtagggacattaattgagaattcatcgttttcaacctaaaattcaaagacacttccaagagcaagtgtgAAATAGTGTGTTTCATAGAGATTTGTTCCAAATAACCACTAATATCATTAGCTcaacggtgggcgccaaactgtttactcgaaaaacggatagagttgaatttatatgtagttCTAAGCATACGTAGTATAACTTGGCACAAACCGGAGAAGTGAGTAGAAATATATCGATTATTGAAtgtaaaaataatgaaataaaaaccaAATTGAGTGAAAAATGATTTATGAACAAGCAAGACGAATCAATATACAAAgcccaaaaaaggataatctctaTATGAATATCAATAATCTTTTCAATATGGAAGTATGTAGATGCCTTGATGCCCTTTACAGAAATGATAGTCGTTCTTCTTATAATGGAGAAAACCCTActttagaataaaaaatacatagtggggatcccatgatagattagttaattGGTTTTTTcttaattcccgccgagattctctcccttagtgcggctatAACGGTTCTTGTCTTCTTAGCTAGATCTTGATCGGACTTGGTATTGGTCGATCTCCAGATttagagctcgatattgactcggggcCCGGTATTGATTCAGTCtcggtattggtcggtctctAGCTCTTGAACTCGATAACACCACttcacatcatagttcgatttggacccgagctcgataatgactttgACCTCGGTATCCTGGCTTCagatctcatctcgatattatAAAGATTACCTTCGGTCCATTATATTCCAATCTTGACTATTCATACGAAGGTCGaaaccgattttgaccgtatacagtaCTACAAAGAGTTAATATCAATCTCACATATGTTTGTGAATATATAGTATAGATGAACCGAATTAGGCAAGttgataagttgtaatacttaGAAAGAGGTTTTAATATTCAACTGATAATCAAAAGGATGGTTTTTAATAATCATGGAACTTGaccaaagaaaagaaaggttAATTCTCTTATCACGATTTAAGTTGTATATAGGGGTGTACTAACCAAACTGATAACTCGTACCAatccgataattcgagtcaaaccgaAAATAAAACCCGACTAGTAatttggtttgacttggtttgatATTGAAAAgaaacccgaccataataggtttggtttggtattaaacaaaaaaaagtcaaaccgaaccaaaccaaccGACATTACATGTAtgcatattttaaaatattagatagataaaaatatttattagaatgtaagttataaatatttcttaatttttttatagTTTCTATATTTAGCATAATATTTTGAGTTGGTTTTATAGCCCATATAagtgttttttgttttttgtctGGCCCATAAAAGTATTTTTGAGCCCAAACCAAAAACTAGTTCTAAAGCAGAACTAGACTAGTACTAAACTAGTTCTAAAAGACTAAAACAATCGAAACCATTTTGCCTCTTCTCCAAAGGCAAGAAACCCTACGTTCCATTAGACCAAAACCCTCAATTAGCTCAAACACTATCAACTTCTTAgagtttaatatatatatatattttgtttatttgttagGACTCTTGGTTGTAATGTCTACTCTTAAAAAGTTGGTGATAATTCTTATGCAGAGTGCAATATGATATGCATTttatctttttgatgtttttgcgTTGGCAgaagaaatattatttgaaaagttCAATTACTATAGTTACATGGTTGTGTAAATTATGACTATTTCACTGTCTCCGGATGCGATTGCAATGGACACTACTAAACATGAGAAAGTAAGGAGAATTGAGGAGTGATGGTTGATTAAAGTTTCCATCAGTTTTCTAGAATTGAAATTGGAACCATACAACCTATTGACTAACATATTTTAGGTCAatgctaaaaaataaaaataaaaaataaaaacatggtTATTATTGGTAAAATCGTATttaggactaaagaaatattgaGCACAAGTTTATCgggaaaaaacccaaaaaattcaAGAAACCCGAGAAAAActgagattgaaaaacccgacttttgttggtttggtttggtctatagatttaaaaacccgatacaattgatttggtttggtaattacaaaatccgaactaACCCGGCCTATATACACCCCTAGTTATATACactgacaacaacaacaataacaacaacaacaacgacccagtgaaattccactagtggggtatggggagggtagtgtgtacagagaccttatccctaccccgagggagtagagaggttgttttcaaaagaccctcgactcaagaagacgaaaagagacaatattagtatcaccaatAGAAACCATAGGAAAATAACATCATGGAAATGAGAAAGTAGATGCAAAGCAAGCGCGATAGACAGTACATAGACCCGGCACTATAGTAAACAAAGgagtagtaagacacaacattttcACTAGCTGACATCGACAAAAACCTTACAAGACTAGCCTCACAAAGGTACGAAGTAAGGAAGACTCAActatctcctaacctacaaccctaatactcgacctccacaacttcctatcaagagccatgtcctcggaaatctgaagcatcgccatgtcctgcctgattacctctccccaatacttcttaggccgtcttctacctcttctcgtgccctccaaagccagtcgctcacacctccttacatcatggccggtctaaccaccgctttgtaaaacttacctttgagtatcggtggcactctcttatcacacaagacatgCCAACCTTCACTGcatccaccccaccccaataTAGTGTTACATCCTCATTAATCTCCCCTCCCCTCTGAATAACCgaccaaggtacttgaaattgCCACTACTTAGTATGACCTGTGATACTAACAGTGAAAACATATTTTATACTATCAACTAATTTTAACTTGTGATTGCATGTTAGTTGTCATTTTAACATGTTATCTATTTAACGTTTTATTATAAAGATATACTTGTAATTAGTTTAAAATGActtgattatataaatatagTTTCACCTATCAATACATAAAATTTAATTAGACTCTTCTTGTTATATTGGTGGCAACCGTCTTGAAATGCGGAAAACCGTAAAATGAAATTAATTTAAGACAAATTGGATTCTTTCACTTTTTATTGCATAGAAAGAATGTTTAAATGTAGGTAAATTTGCTTTACCAACCACCATCTTTGACCTTATAGATAAACTTACGTTCTCCTACCTAGATTTTCGACGTGCCCATGGATTGTACCCAAAACCATTGGACACCAACTTTTCTACCCCCACCATGATATTACTCATATATACGTCCCTTCTCATTCCAATCCCTTGTGTCCATTTTTCTCATAATTCACCTCTAGCTAATTAAAAACATGGCCAAACTTCTCAACAACACCATCTTTTGCATTCTCTTttcaattgtatttctttcatttGCCAAATTACTATCCTCCTACCTCTCTATACCTTTCCCTCTTGAGTACATTTCACTTATTGTCCTTTTACTTCCCCTAATAATCAACTTCCTCTGTGTTAAGCCCCAAAACAACCTCCCACCTGGTCCAACAGCAGTCCCAATTTTTGGTAATTGGCTTCAAGTTGGCAATGACTTGAACCATCAACTCCTTGCCACCATGTCACAAACCTATGGTCCTATATTTTTACTCAAACTTGGTTCAAAAAACCTAGCTGTGGTATCGAACCCTGAGCTAGCTAACCAAGTTCTACACACGCAAGGGGTCGAGTTTGGGTCCCGTCCACGTAACGTTGTCTTTGATATATTTACTGGTAATGGACAAGACATGGTGTTCACCATTTATGGTGACCATTGGCGAAAAATGAGGCGTATTATGACGCTTCCATTTTTCACTAACAAAGTGGTGCACCAATATAGTGATATGTGGGAGAATGAGATGGACCTAGTTGTTGATGACttgaagaagaatgaaaaagTGAAATATGACGGAATTGTGATTAGGAAACGATTGCAGCTGATGCTATATAACATTATGTATCGAATGATGTTTGATGCCAAGTTTGAGTCCCAAGATGATCCTTTGTTCATTGAGGCAACAAAGTTTAATTCAGAGAGAAGCAGATTAGCTCAGAGCTTTGACTACAATTATGGTGATTTTATCCCTTTGCTTAGACCATTCTTGAAAGGGTACCTTAACAAGTGCAAAGACTTACAAACAAGGAGACTTGCATTCTTCAACAATTATTTTGTAGGGAAAAGAAGGTAACTCATTTTTCCCTACTAactatgttaatttttttttagtgcAATAGTGACTATTCATGTTAAcaatttcttcaaatatttttgagAACAGGAAAATAATGGGTGAAAATGGAGAAAAACACAAGATATGTTGTGCTATTGATCACATTATAGATGCTGAAATGAAAGGAGAAATAAGTGAGCAAAATGTACTCTATATTGTGGAGAATATCAATGTTGCAGCAATTGAAACAACTCTATGGTCCATGGAATGGGCCATAGCTGAGCTTGTAAATCATCCCATTGTTCAACAGAAGATTAGGGATGAAATCTCAACAGTCCTCAAAGGAAAGTCAGTCAAAGAATCAAACCTACATGAGCTGCCTTACTTGCTAGCAACAGTAAATGAAACATTAAGACTCCACACACCAATACCTTTACTTGTACCACATATGAACCTTGAAGAAGCAAAGCTAGGTGGTTACACTATTCCTAAAGAAACTAAGGTGGTTGTGAATGCATGGTGGCTGGCTAACAACCCTGCCTGGTGGAAAAACCAGAACGAATTCCGGCCCGAGCGGTTTCTCGAGGAGGATAGTAGCACAGAGGCAGCTGTTGCTGGTGGCAAGGTTGATTTCAGGTACTTGCCCTTCGGTATGGGGAGGCGGAGCTGCCCCGGAATCATCCTTGCACTGCCAATTCTGGGGCTTGTCATAGCCAAACTGGTGTCAAATTTTGAAATGCAGGCTCCTCCAGGTGTAGGAAAAGTTGATACAAGTGAGAAAGGAGGGCAGTTTAGCTTGCACATTGCAAAACATTCCACGGTTGTCTTCAAGCCTATTGCTGCATAATATTACAGTTTTTGTTACTCTATAAAGATTTCAATGAATATTACAGTTTTTGTTACCTCTTTGTATCCCCAATATCATTAGTTAGTTCAAATTAATGGAAGTCTTCACATTCTGTGCCTATCCTACAATAGCTAAGACATTTTCAGGTTAAATATTTTGCCTTCCAGCATCAAAATTTTCATGTGTATTACAAAAATATGACAGCAAATTCATGCCACTTAACTACAAAAAGCTACGACTAGGAAACCCCACTTCCGCTACACATTTGCTCTCCTCAAACAGTAAGAAGCTCCGTCAATTTATCTAAAAGGGAAAAAACCCAACAAAATGAAGAATTTGCTAGCTAATCTCCATGTCAATTGGGAAAAATTTACACAGCACTTAATCTAATGCTAATGAAGCTCCCAAGTACACGCTCCTAGAGGTACAGAGAATTTGCAAACATTATTCCTCGTCGGAGGCTTTCACTGGCTGCACCAAACTTGTTCTCCAAAGCCACATCTCCCACAGCATGTGCAGCAGCTTTCAACTG
The sequence above is drawn from the Nicotiana tabacum cultivar K326 chromosome 13, ASM71507v2, whole genome shotgun sequence genome and encodes:
- the LOC107820794 gene encoding cytochrome P450 CYP73A100-like, which encodes MAKLLNNTIFCILFSIVFLSFAKLLSSYLSIPFPLEYISLIVLLLPLIINFLCVKPQNNLPPGPTAVPIFGNWLQVGNDLNHQLLATMSQTYGPIFLLKLGSKNLAVVSNPELANQVLHTQGVEFGSRPRNVVFDIFTGNGQDMVFTIYGDHWRKMRRIMTLPFFTNKVVHQYSDMWENEMDLVVDDLKKNEKVKYDGIVIRKRLQLMLYNIMYRMMFDAKFESQDDPLFIEATKFNSERSRLAQSFDYNYGDFIPLLRPFLKGYLNKCKDLQTRRLAFFNNYFVGKRRKIMGENGEKHKICCAIDHIIDAEMKGEISEQNVLYIVENINVAAIETTLWSMEWAIAELVNHPIVQQKIRDEISTVLKGKSVKESNLHELPYLLATVNETLRLHTPIPLLVPHMNLEEAKLGGYTIPKETKVVVNAWWLANNPAWWKNQNEFRPERFLEEDSSTEAAVAGGKVDFRYLPFGMGRRSCPGIILALPILGLVIAKLVSNFEMQAPPGVGKVDTSEKGGQFSLHIAKHSTVVFKPIAA